In Toxoplasma gondii ME49 chromosome X, whole genome shotgun sequence, a single genomic region encodes these proteins:
- a CDS encoding Copper-exporting ATPase (encoded by transcript TGME49_226110~Predicted trans-membrane domain (TMHMM2.0):374-397:416-439): protein MTCASCSGVVERQLMLTPGVHEVAVDLVGGCASVTFDPQVLTTQTVCKAIRKLGFQSSPLSFQKRVQKRRSSVAHCTPCGASDGRGSREAGNDSRSCGGFAPETVDSDTGADRLEQRLSRDSQLEENSKRETAKAERETDDAETKRDSIQGNTTCHRKAEEPRGNGPLRLGRDELHRINARIWGCVSSRGKSVETTEWEAKGKREEGREMGAFLEAKAGLRTSSFRTTTPTGRPPTRVSLQTRFESGEEKQATASLVLNIKENLENFSTTSSTSAVSMAPWSDEQDFRNSHSCRDLEETVAFLRRKEGVIACSRIDEGGNSALLHVCYSPSLLGARQIVAFVAAQGFLVTVQKADPLRTQVIFHVRFIRKRFEPIPGVALSNIVMLVLTIPVQFFWGDTFQQAAVKGCKTRYPTMDCLVALSTNLAFFYSCFALLSSFLSRLVFASHMDDFKRHFSTDAATGTKDFWASTQNDFFVHAASEAENDPPTCFDACATLTTVLLIGKVLHAYREKDEGDSVDQDVLAALALLIKGSRGRRSSLSFACQRGTFQLVQNRVTVVRLTIRRFLLLLIRTQLLQQRVKAQALKTLDRLLDKPPANAVLVEAEAKGSLYGIEGTNPETLRKVKREIPVDLLHIGDVIEILPGETLPADGFLLSPSCARVDEQLLTGEAKCVCKFRGDQLLAGSTNRASEPILLHVHKVG, encoded by the exons ATGACGTGTGCGTCGTGCTCAGGAGTCGTCGAGCGCCAGCTGATGTTGACACCCGGGGTACACGAAGTAGCTGTCGACTTAGTGGGTGGCTGTGCGTCGGTGACTTTTGATCCCCAGGTCCTGACGACGCAGACGGTCTGCAAAGCGATCCGGAAACTCGGATTCCAGagctctcctctgtctttccaGAAACGCgtgcagaaacgaagatCCTCAGTGGCCCACTGCACACCTTGCGGAGCATCCGACGGACGAGGAAGCCGCGAGGCGGGGAACGACTCGCGGAGCTGTGGAGGGTTCGCGCCGGAAACAGTCGACAGCGACACAGGAGCAGACCGGCTAGAGCAGCGACTTTCCCGAGATTCACAACTCGAAGAAAATAGCAAAAGGGAGACTGCCAAGGCAgagcgggagacagacgacgcggAAACAAAGCGTGACAGCATCCAAGGGAACACGACGTGCCAccggaaagcagaagaacctCGGGGAAATGGACCTCTGAGGTTGGGTAGAGACGAACTTCACCGCATCAATGCTAGGATCTGGGGGTGTGTGTCTTCAAGAGGAAAAAGCGTTGAAACAACAGAATGGGAAGCgaaagggaaaagagaagaggggcgTGAGATGGGCGCGTTcttggaggcgaaggcgggtTTGAGGACATCCAGTTTCAGAACCACGACGCCAACTGGTAGGCCGCCGACAAGAGTTTCACTCCAGACGCGTTtcgagagcggcgaggaaAAGCAGGCAACCGCCTCGTTGGTCCTAAACATTAAAGAAAACTTGGAAAACTTCTCTACCACTTCCTCCACGTCTGCTGTTTCGATGGCACCGTGGAGTGACGAGCAGGACTTCCGCAATTCGCATTCTTGCCGAGATCTAGAAGAAACAGTTGCCTTTTTGCGCAGGAAGGAAGGTGTTATCGCCTGCTCTCGAATTGATGAAGGAGGAAACAGTGCCCTTCTTCACGTCTGCTACAGTCCTTCGCTTCTAGGCGCAAGGCAGattgtcgccttcgtcgcggCACAGGGCTTCCTCGTTACCGTCCAAAAAGCGGATCCTTTAAGAACCCAG GTCATTTTCCATGTTAGATTCATAAGGAAGAG GTTCGAGCCCATCCCAGGCGTTGCACTCTCCAACATTGTCATGCTGGTGCTTACCATTCCTGTTCAGTTTTTCTGGGGGGATACCTTTCAGCAAGCTGCAGTCAAG GGGTGCAAAACGCGCTATCCTACGATGGACTGTCTTGTCGCTCTGAGCACGAATCTTGCCTTTTTCTACTCGTGCTTTGCCCTCTTGTCGAGTTTTTTATCCCGGCTGGTTTTCGCAAGCCACATGGACGACTTTAAGAGGCATTTCTCGACCGATGCTGCAACCGGAACAAAGGATTTTTGGGCGTCCACGCAAAACGACTtcttcgtgcatgcagcttcgGAAGCGGAAAACGACCCCCCCACGTGcttcgacgcatgcgcaacGCTCACCACGGTGTTGCTTATTGGAAAGGTACTTCATGCctacagagagaaggacgagggagATAGCGTGGACCAAGACGTTCTTGCTGCTCTTGCGCTTCTCATTAAGGGCAGTCGGGGCAGAcgctcgtcgctctcttttgCCTGTCAGCGTGGAACATTTCAACTGGTGCAG AACAGAGTCACGGTTGTGCGCCTCACGATTCGAAGATTCTTGCTGCTTTTGATTCGGACCCAGTTGCTGCAGCAGCGAGTGAAGGCGCAGGCTCTGAAGACCCTGGATCG ATTGTTGGACAAACCTCCTGCAAATGCTGTGCTggtggaagcagaggcaaagGGAAGCCTGTATGGAATCGAGGGCACGAATCCTGAAACACTGcgaaaagtgaagagagaaattcCTGTCGATCTCCTTCACATCGGCGATGTCATCGAGATCCTTCCTGGAGAGACCCTTCCTGCCGACGGCTTTCTCTTG AGTCCCTCTTGTGCAAGAGTAGACGAACAGCTGCTCACTGGAGAAGCCAAGTGTGTCTGCAAATTCCGCGGCGACCAGTTGCTTGCTGGGTCGACGAATCGTGCCTCGGAACCCATTCTTTTGCACGTTCACAAAGTAGGCTAG
- a CDS encoding haloacid dehalogenase family hydrolase domain-containing protein (encoded by transcript TGME49_226100~Predicted trans-membrane domain (TMHMM2.0):776-799:819-842:845-868), which yields MRCTVQVATALLSLQNIERYLLPFYTSQFQQENKNRNASCSSSEDIHLLPLETPAPERFSESPHRLFLPYVPRTHSAYCPPRLSSSPLVSPYSCSPSLSCRGSSSPPSPLDLLDSSSVPSDETSEKEPQPQIHLDAPQFLEKLSASTAFSVSPLQAKAMPEAERAFWWAFASAEAGISHSVAHAVTEFYGALQKEGLADPSVFSLARTMKHSDAASPSENDSLPTVPGSSLGAGDLVSEHSGRTPSNRHLPSSTESKTQVCTASLNAPSQDLFPDISLPFSRETFPGKGLAVAFRSPHSHTCPSTLHLVIGAPDFACTSLAPASVGDFEAAEEDIRTDRKQDGKQACSFSAIPDAFRFLVDTTEEVKPGHPVCGTTPVSDSEATLAEDQILREWIAHQQASTGTVVVMRAVVGVEVGTGAGGYTAHAYKSVFLGAAALSDEISPGAEAALSHLRDSLKVDLFVCTGDNRRTALRVAKTFGIPSRHVLAEALPHEKAAFLRSLQTDRNGRRAARRQGRRKMKSDARREEWRGEGMQPRMKPRAGKRDRLRVVPLYREVPRAEEGNSKRHVRLRKETETPSTASLFCRKVLAFFHTQRPCCRSLSQNGSYDLEKETEKSQVGSSSRPPVPANCASYGNERQGDLEGKRERDFARPESQETEEGDRATDGQSDEEEREEKERGEKGKTGKVQTLVTRTEGEAHPGRHRDKTTARNKKPMRVKCPWIREETRERHLKSRENRSPKASGKDKRKSRKRGKICCMVGDGVNDAPALAAADIGIAVGMSAPVSLMTADAVLLAGSLNQFVNFLRLAKQTRKIIYWNFAWALGFNLLALPLAAGVFYPHVSVHPLAAAVAMALSCVLVLLNASSLARFPKYSETQTTEERARNA from the exons ATGCGGTGCACTGTTCAGGTCGCCACTGCTCTGCTTTCCCTCCAAAACATTGAAAGGTACCTGCTTCCTTTCTACACCTCTCAGTTCCAACAGGAGAataaaaacagaaacgcctcttgttcttcttcagaagaTATCCATCTGCTGCCCCTTGAGACACCAGCACCGGAGCGATTCTCTGAGTCCCCACAtcgccttttcctccccTACGTTCCACGTACACATTCGGCCTATTGTcctccccgtctctcttcctcgcctttgGTTTCTCCTTAttcctgctctccttctctctcatgtcgcgggtcttcttcacctccttctcctctggaCCTTCTTGACTCTTCCAGCGTCCCAAGCGACGAAACCTCCGAGAAGGAACCACAGCCACAAATACATTTAGACGCGCCTCAGTTCCTCGAAAAGCTCTCAGCCTCCAccgctttttctgtctctcctttacAAGCGAAGGCTATGCCTGAGGCCGAGCGCGCATTTTGGTGGGCCTTCGCGAGCGCAGAAGCAGGGATCAGCCACTCTGTTGCTCACGCAGTCACAGAGTTCTACGGTGCTTTGCAGAAAGAGGGACTTGCAGatccttctgttttctctctcgcacgAACGATGAAGCACTCCgacgctgcttcgccttcggaGAACGACAGTCTCCCCACTGTGCCCGGTTCTTCCCTAGGCGCCGGGGACCTGGTGTCTGAACACAGCGGTAGAACCCCCTCCAATCGGCATTTGCCATCTTCGACAGAGAGCAAGACGCAAGTGTGCACCGCCTCCCTCAACGCTCCTTCGCAAGATTTATTCCCTGACATttcccttcctttttctcgcgaaACGTTCCCCGGTAAAGgcctcgctgtcgccttccgTTCTCCACATAGCCACACTTGCCCCTCCACTCTTCACCTCGTTATCGGCGCGCCGGACTTTGCCTGCACGAGCCTCGCTCCCGCCAGTGTGGGCGACTTTGAagccgcggaagaagacatcagaacagacagaaaacaagacGGCAAGCAAGCCTGCTCGTTCTCGGCCATTCCTGacgcgtttcgcttcttggTTGACACCACAGAGGAGGTCAAGCCTGGTCACCCTGTCTGTGGAACTACACCCGTCTCCGACAGCGAAGCAACGCTTGCAGAGGACCAGATCCTACGC GAGTGGATCGCTCACCAGCAAGCGAGTACTGGAACGGTGGTCGTGATGCGCGCGGTCGTGGGCGTCGAGGTCGGGACCGGAGCAGGGGGGTACACAGCGCATGCGTACAAATCTGTTTTCTTGGGCGCGGCTGCGCTTTCGGACGAGATTTCGCCGGGCGCCGAAGCCGCTCTTTCGCACTTGAGAGACTCGCTGAAAGTGgatctcttcgtctgcacgGGAGACAACCGGCGAACAGCGCTGAGGGTGGCAAAGACCTTCGGCATTCCATCGAGACATGTCTTGGCAGAGGCGCTGCCTCACGAGAAAGCAGcctttcttcgttcgctgCAGACCGACCGAAATGGTCGCAGAGCAGCCAGAAGGCAAGGGAGACGCAAAATGAAGAGCGACgcacggagagaagagtggagaggcgagggcaTGCAGCCAAGGATGAAGCCGCGAGCCGGAAAGCGCGACAGACTGAGAGTGGTTCCTCTGTACCGGGAAGTTCCCAGAGCAGAGGAGGGCAATTCGAAGAGGCACGTGAGGCTgcgaaaggaaacagaaacgccatcgactgcttctctgttttgcCGGAAAGTTCTTGCGTTTTTCCACACGCAAAGGCCCTGCTGCAGGAGCCTTTCTCAAAACGGATCTTACGAcctggaaaaggaaacagaaaaaagccaAGTCGGCAGCAGCTCTCGGCCTCCTGTACCCGCCAATTGTGCATCTTACGGCAACGAGCGCCAAGGAGACCTagagggaaaaagagaacgcgaCTTCGCACGACCAGAAAGCcaggaaacggaggaaggagacagagctaCAGATGGACAgtcagacgaggaagagagagaagaaaaagagagaggagagaaaggcaaaacAGGAAAGGTGCAGACACTTGTCACGaggacagaaggcgaggcacACCCcggcagacacagagacaaaacaacagcgagaaacaagaaaccgATGAGGGTCAAATGCCCGTGGATCCGGGAGGaaacacgagagagacatcTGAAGTcgcgagagaacagaagtCCGAAGGCTTCcggaaaagacaagagaaagtCACGAAAACGCGGAAAAATCTGCTGCATGGTTGGCGACGGTGTGAACGACGCTCCCGCCCTCGCCGCCGCCGATATCGGCATCGCAGTCGGCATGTCtgcccctgtctctctcatgACAGCTGATGCGGTTCTCCTCGCAGGCTCTCTCAACCAATTCGTCAACTTCTTGAGGCTTGCCAAACAAACAAGAAAAATCATCTACTG GAATTTCGCTTGGGCGTTGGGATTCAACCTGTtggctctgcctctcgcagCAGGCGTCTTTTATCCTCACGTCAGCGTGCATCCTCTCGCAGCAGCTGTGGCTATGGCCCTCAGCTGTGTTCTCGTCCTGCTAAATGCGTCCAGTTTAGCTCGTTTTCCAAAGTATTCGGAAACACAGACGACTGAGGAAAGGGCCAGAAACgcgtga